Genomic segment of Prinia subflava isolate CZ2003 ecotype Zambia chromosome 4, Cam_Psub_1.2, whole genome shotgun sequence:
AAGGATGGAGGTCCTTGTAGATGCACTTTAGGAGAATAGGTAGTCCAAGTTTTCATGAGACTTGTTTATGTCTTCCGGAGGAGGCCCTTTAGTGCTGTTAGTGTATAACTGTTGTGCAAAGTTACCCTTAGTTGAGGGAATTCAAGGACCCTACTGTGGTTGCTTGTCTGTTTTCCAGTAATATTTGGATATCTGTgttggaaaaattaataaaatgagagCAGTTTCTCAAATTGCCTGAAATGtgtcctttttatttaaccCACCATTTCTTAAAGAATGGCCATCCAGGGCAACTTcctgaaaaaatgacaaagtgaCTCAAATGGGGATTGTGCCCATCAGTAACTTGCATGGTGCATTGAAGCGGGGCTATTCCTTTGGCCTCTTGAATTCAACCAGAAGTCATGGTGGTCAAAACAGCTAAAGTATCCTTAACTATCAAGATCAATATTCATAGGGAAAACGTTCTGCCTTCAATGATAAATAAAAGCCTGCACCCTTACACTGGGAACATCCATGGGTCATATCTCCCAAATTTAGATTTGACAAGGGTTGTGGGGGGTGCAATTGAGCCTCCTTTGTAAAGGGAAGCTCTGGGGTTCCCGGGTTCCCAAGGCATAAGTCTGCACTTGGTGTCTGTTGAGGCTTTGGGTGCCCAGGGCCATGACGGGCTCcccgagctgggctggggacggCGGGCGAGGGTGGCCTGTGATGCgctctgggctctgtgacagcacaggtGCCGTGTCACAATGGGGGCAGCTGTAAAAGGCCCCAgccggtgctgctgccccaggagagctTGGGCAAGCGGTGAGTGCACACGCAGTGAGGAGacggggcaggaggagggctggggcagagggggcagcagccggggcgTGTGTTCTGCCCCTGCGTGCAGGGCCCAGCCCCTTGGCGGCAGCGCCTTGCTCAGGCCCCGGGGCCTGCGGGGGCAGCGGTGCAGGCCTTGCCGCCTGCCAGCTGCCCGGGGCCCTGTCCTTGCCGCCGCTCCCTCGCTGCGGCTCCTGGCCCCCAGTGTCTGTCTCCATTGCGGCCCCACTGAACCCCTTGCGTGTGTCCCCCTGCAGACCATGGCGTTGTTGGCCTTGCTCTTCGTGCTGGTGCACAGCCTGATGCAGTACCCGCAGCCTGCTGGCGGTGGGCTGGATGAGGCCACGCACCGGCGCATGCAGGAGCGtcgggagctgctggagcgcGAGATGGCtcggctgctgcaggagctggagcaggggcccccggagcagcaggagctgggctggggagccgCGCTCtttggtgctctgcagcagtggccgTTCTGCGCTCTTGCTGGAGTCCTGCTCCTCTTGATCCTGTGGTttagctgcaggagaaggagctgggaagccagcagcagcagcaaggaccaGAGCTCCTGCAAGAGCTTAGGAgatgagagaggaaaggaagaggaagaaggaagcgTTGATTCAACGgaaggcaagaaaaacattgaTCTGTCTATGGAGGcagacaacagcagcagtggagatgAGAGCGACAGCAGTCCTGTGGCTGCAATTGAAGAAGAGGGTGACAACAGCATTGAAGGCACTGATGTGCAGGTGGAGCAAGACCAGGAtgctggaaaggaggaagaagaggatggaaacaaagaaacaaccgGTGGTGAGAATATGAAGGCTGGCAACAGTGATGACATAAATGAAGGTGAAGACGGTGTAGATGGAGAGGAAGAATACACAGATGTGAAGGTGCAGGAAAGCAGCGATGCCAGTGAACAGAGAGGCCGTGATTGGAGTGGGCAGGAAGACAGCAGGGAtggtgggaaggaaggggacCATAGTGGCTTTGCTGCaattgaggaagaaaagaaggcagtGTTAAAAGAGGATGGCAAGGCTAGAAACAAGGATGAAGAACAGGGCAGTGTAAATGTGGAGAGAAGCAAGAACGAGGATAGAAAAGTAGACGGTCAAGGTGACGTGGCAGCCAGTGGAAAAGAAGGCAGTGATGGTGGCAAGGAAGAAAGCGGCAGTGGTGGAATGGAAGACAGAGCAGACAGGCGAGATGGTGGAAATAAGCAAGGCATCCTTTCAGTGGATCGCATAGACTgggctgtggaggagctggagagaggtTGCTCAGTGATAGCTGAGCTGATGGAGAGCTTGAGGCGTGTCTTTGTGGACAGCGTGAGCAACACTTTCTACCCGGTGCCTGAGGAAGCCATTGGGGTGGGCAGTGCTTTTGAGGGTTGGAGTCCCCGTGAGTGGGATGGGGTGTACCGTGTGCTAGTCCCCCTGAACCCCCCGCCAGGGCACACCTTCTACTTAGAGCTGAACAGTGCAGGGCAGATGGCAGCAAGGAGCTTCAGCGTCCGTGTAGAGCTGGTGTGCACGtgccagagggagcagcagggcgaGGAGCTGTTGTGCTTGCTGCACCACTCGCAGAAGAAGCTGCAGCGCAAGCCTGAGCGCAGCCTCCTCAAGACACTGTGCACCGGCTCCTACCTGGACGTGGAGAAAACCTGCCGCTGGTTCCACGGCTTGGTGAAATCCTCGTGGCCGCACGTGCCTCAGTCAGGCTCCTGGCACTTGGcgatccagccctgcagcc
This window contains:
- the LOC134549432 gene encoding inositol 1,4,5-trisphosphate receptor-interacting protein-like 1, with product MKAGNSDDINEGEDGVDGEEEYTDVKVQESSDASEQRGRDWSGQEDSRDGGKEGDHSGFAAIEEEKKAVLKEDGKARNKDEEQGSVNVERSKNEDRKVDGQGDVAASGKEGSDGGKEESGSGGMEDRADRRDGGNKQGILSVDRIDWAVEELERGCSVIAELMESLRRVFVDSVSNTFYPVPEEAIGVGSAFEGWSPREWDGVYRVLVPLNPPPGHTFYLELNSAGQMAARSFSVRVELVCTCQREQQGEELLCLLHHSQKKLQRKPERSLLKTLCTGSYLDVEKTCRWFHGLVKSSWPHVPQSGSWHLAIQPCSRSCQLRLSQGQKSLTLEVFLGVRHGDSDIFVVSQTAEAQEGVSRTFGRSRPAGADFNPSTAWPETCAVAEVKFFRHIARQVPCERLALKCLQVFTCLLRGTGFSSSVWKTVVMHVLTTVPLSRWRSSKFARQLWAIMAYLGRCLQLKRLEPFVLGSKRLPAKISVPPAMRGLEPLNFFEHLARDPAAHREAVHAYGQLRYRLWVLLSSH